The Cohnella abietis genome has a segment encoding these proteins:
- a CDS encoding multi antimicrobial extrusion protein MatE, whose product MRRLFLFFIPMGISVLLINMSHVIINGTLARSSNPEIILAGYALAMSLLIVSEKPAVLFRQTCSALVRDRISFKAVKHVSYYVFGASLVFGALIAYTPLGHWIFGGAYGADPVVEREAIHAYYALMFLSVFSGVRCLYQGVIIYKMRTRWLMIAMIFRLGGMFLLSQYFLHIGVTSALQGTTIFVFGMMIEAAISYWEANRLLKEMPLKDEACEITQPKQVQKFYSPLLYSTLIVVWLLPILNALLGTTHRGTLAVASFAVAGSLMNLILGFFTYFHQIALLFVRSHPDLVRRFTLTLGFIPPLLMILLAYTPIGSWMFSHVLGVKGELLQACIHALRGFFPFVLVFPWLDTLNGIVMAHGETKLMFGSQIANAIVTAILIVLLVLLLPSWSGVLGSLAQSGGLIAELVFLAWIFRRTHRSVS is encoded by the coding sequence ATGAGACGGCTTTTCCTGTTTTTCATTCCGATGGGCATTTCGGTTCTATTAATTAACATGTCTCATGTCATTATTAACGGCACTTTGGCAAGATCTAGCAACCCGGAAATCATTCTTGCCGGCTATGCGCTTGCTATGAGCTTACTTATCGTATCGGAAAAGCCTGCGGTCCTGTTCCGCCAGACCTGCTCCGCCTTAGTTCGAGATCGAATCTCCTTCAAGGCTGTAAAACACGTAAGCTATTATGTATTCGGAGCTTCACTCGTATTCGGGGCACTAATTGCTTATACTCCGCTTGGACATTGGATATTCGGAGGCGCTTACGGTGCTGATCCCGTTGTTGAGCGGGAGGCTATTCATGCTTATTACGCATTAATGTTCTTATCTGTATTTTCCGGAGTACGCTGCTTATATCAAGGGGTTATCATTTATAAAATGAGAACTCGCTGGCTAATGATCGCGATGATATTTCGACTCGGGGGAATGTTTCTCTTATCCCAATATTTTCTACATATTGGTGTAACCAGTGCTCTGCAAGGGACAACTATTTTTGTATTCGGCATGATGATTGAAGCCGCCATTAGCTACTGGGAAGCCAATAGACTACTTAAAGAAATGCCACTCAAGGACGAGGCTTGTGAGATTACACAGCCTAAACAGGTACAGAAATTTTACAGCCCGCTGCTGTATTCAACTCTTATTGTCGTATGGCTATTGCCGATATTGAACGCACTTCTGGGAACGACTCATAGAGGGACTCTTGCGGTGGCATCCTTTGCGGTGGCGGGTAGCCTAATGAATCTTATCCTTGGTTTCTTTACGTACTTCCACCAGATTGCCTTGCTCTTCGTAAGGTCTCATCCTGATCTTGTTCGTAGATTTACGTTAACGCTTGGATTCATTCCTCCATTACTTATGATTTTGTTGGCTTATACACCTATCGGTTCATGGATGTTCTCACATGTGCTCGGGGTTAAAGGTGAGCTGCTTCAAGCCTGTATTCATGCTTTGAGAGGGTTTTTCCCGTTCGTGCTCGTGTTCCCTTGGCTCGATACCTTAAACGGTATTGTTATGGCTCACGGGGAAACGAAGCTCATGTTTGGTTCGCAAATCGCCAATGCTATTGTAACGGCAATTCTCATTGTCCTTCTTGTATTGTTATTGCCGAGTTGGAGTGGCGTGCTTGGTTCCTTAGCTCAATCGGGAGGATTAATCGCAGAATTGGTTTTCCTGGCTTGGATATTTAGGCGTACTCATCGATCCGTTAGCTAA
- a CDS encoding tetraprenyl-beta-curcumene synthase family protein — MNNRSLLVGRSPSGAISLMKRVYKYILPEVRAELGRWRSVANHIPDLELRKQALDSMNTKQFHCEGGGVYAAANLEQRHVLIPLIVALQTISDYLDNLCDRSTSLDPKDFRLLHQSMLDAVTPEARTQNYYAFREEQDDGGYLEALVMQCRASIAKLPTYRHVQKHVTELVQLYVDLQVYKHISHSQREKELLNWWDKHSSHYPQLKWNEFAAATGSTLGMFMLFLAASDPLLEEDQAAAIKANYFPSICGLHILLDYLIDQAEDQAGGDLNFCSYYDDQQMLNDRMRQLVQAARKSADELPFGHFHRMIVEGLVALYLSDPKVKDQADVRKTAKLLMKGSPWTRVFFWLNSHWIRKAM, encoded by the coding sequence ATGAATAACAGATCCCTATTGGTAGGCCGTTCCCCTAGTGGAGCGATTTCATTGATGAAAAGAGTCTATAAGTACATTTTGCCGGAGGTTCGCGCAGAACTGGGACGATGGCGATCAGTAGCCAATCACATTCCTGATTTAGAGCTACGCAAGCAAGCGTTAGACAGTATGAATACGAAGCAATTTCATTGCGAGGGTGGAGGCGTATATGCTGCCGCCAATCTGGAGCAAAGGCATGTTCTGATTCCGCTTATCGTAGCCTTGCAGACCATTAGCGATTATTTAGATAATTTGTGTGACCGAAGCACCTCCTTGGATCCGAAAGATTTTCGGCTCTTACATCAAAGTATGTTAGACGCAGTTACACCTGAGGCGCGGACCCAGAATTATTATGCCTTTCGCGAAGAACAAGACGATGGTGGTTATTTAGAGGCGTTGGTCATGCAATGCCGAGCATCAATTGCTAAGCTGCCCACCTATCGCCATGTGCAGAAGCATGTGACAGAGCTAGTTCAGCTTTATGTAGATTTGCAGGTTTACAAGCATATTTCCCATTCGCAACGTGAAAAAGAGCTGTTGAACTGGTGGGATAAACATTCTTCTCATTATCCGCAGCTGAAATGGAATGAATTTGCTGCAGCTACGGGCTCAACTCTAGGGATGTTTATGCTATTCTTGGCTGCCAGCGACCCATTGCTGGAGGAGGATCAGGCTGCGGCAATCAAAGCTAATTATTTCCCATCGATATGCGGCTTGCATATCCTTCTCGATTACTTGATAGATCAGGCGGAAGATCAAGCGGGCGGAGATCTAAATTTCTGCAGCTACTATGATGATCAACAAATGCTCAATGATCGTATGAGACAATTGGTTCAAGCCGCTAGAAAATCTGCTGACGAGCTACCCTTTGGACATTTTCATCGGATGATTGTAGAAGGGCTTGTAGCTTTGTATTTATCAGATCCGAAGGTAAAGGACCAGGCTGATGTCCGCAAGACGGCAAAGCTGTTGATGAAGGGCAGTCCTTGGACTAGAGTGTTTTTCTGGCTAAATAGCCATTGGATAAGGAAGGCCATGTGA
- the pfkA gene encoding 6-phosphofructokinase, translated as MSEVKKIAVLTSGGDSQGMNAAVRAVVRSALYRGLEVYGVQRGFQGLLNQDLRPMDLRSVGDIIQRGGTILQTARCKEFMTPEGQQRGADVLREQGIDGLVVIGGDGSYQGANKLSKLGIKTMGLPGTIDNDIPFTDFTIGFDTAVSIVVDAINKLRDTMTSHERSSIVEVMGRHCGDIALYAGLASGAEAILVPEVPFDLKDISLRMKENFQKGKRHGIVVVAEGVCSGDEVARSITEYSGIEPRVTVLGHIQRGGSPTHNDRILASQLADFAVQRLLEGDSGKGIGIIKGEFVATDIEKVVSTKKSFNLDLYNLALRLAQ; from the coding sequence ATGAGTGAAGTTAAAAAAATAGCCGTATTAACAAGTGGCGGAGATTCACAAGGTATGAACGCGGCCGTTCGGGCTGTAGTAAGAAGCGCACTATATCGTGGGTTAGAGGTATATGGCGTTCAGCGGGGCTTTCAAGGTCTATTGAATCAAGATCTCAGACCGATGGATTTACGTAGTGTTGGAGATATTATTCAACGTGGGGGTACGATTCTACAAACTGCTCGTTGTAAGGAGTTCATGACACCTGAAGGTCAACAACGAGGAGCTGACGTGCTGCGTGAGCAAGGCATCGATGGCTTAGTCGTTATCGGCGGCGATGGCTCTTATCAAGGGGCTAACAAGCTGAGCAAGCTCGGTATCAAAACGATGGGGCTGCCAGGAACAATTGACAACGACATCCCTTTCACAGATTTCACAATCGGGTTTGATACTGCAGTAAGTATCGTTGTTGATGCCATTAACAAGCTACGTGATACAATGACATCTCACGAGAGATCTTCTATTGTTGAGGTCATGGGCCGTCATTGCGGAGACATTGCTCTATATGCAGGACTGGCAAGTGGAGCAGAAGCTATTCTTGTCCCTGAGGTTCCGTTTGATCTTAAAGATATTTCCTTGCGCATGAAGGAAAATTTCCAGAAGGGCAAAAGACATGGTATTGTCGTTGTTGCTGAAGGAGTTTGCTCTGGTGATGAAGTAGCGCGGAGTATTACGGAATATAGCGGTATCGAGCCGCGTGTGACCGTATTAGGACACATTCAACGTGGAGGCTCTCCAACCCACAATGACCGGATACTGGCTAGCCAGCTGGCAGATTTCGCGGTTCAGCGCTTGCTCGAAGGAGATTCAGGTAAGGGTATCGGTATTATTAAGGGCGAATTCGTGGCCACGGATATAGAAAAGGTAGTTTCCACTAAGAAATCCTTTAATTTAGATTTATACAATTTAGCATTAAGATTAGCGCAATAA
- the deoC gene encoding deoxyribose-phosphate aldolase codes for MTADQIAGMIDHTLLSAVSTEAEIVRICGEAKQYGFATVCVNPHWIPVASRELAGSKVGLTTVIGFPLGASRTEVKAAEATDAILAGATEIDMVLNIGALKSANTDAVKRDIEEVVKACKGKAKVKVIIETCYLTDEEKKQASLLCKEAGADFVKTSTGFGTGGATVEDIALIRSVIGPDMGIKASGGVRDLDIAHKLIQAGATRLGASSSIAIVTGGVGQGY; via the coding sequence ATGACAGCTGATCAAATTGCAGGAATGATTGATCATACCTTGTTAAGCGCGGTGAGTACTGAGGCGGAAATTGTTCGAATTTGTGGGGAAGCCAAGCAATATGGTTTTGCAACAGTATGCGTCAATCCTCATTGGATCCCTGTTGCTTCTCGTGAATTGGCTGGCAGTAAGGTTGGTCTAACGACTGTAATAGGATTTCCTCTGGGTGCAAGTCGTACGGAAGTAAAAGCGGCAGAGGCAACGGATGCCATTCTGGCTGGTGCTACTGAAATCGATATGGTGCTGAACATTGGTGCTCTAAAGTCGGCCAATACGGACGCAGTGAAGCGGGATATTGAAGAAGTGGTAAAGGCTTGTAAAGGGAAAGCGAAGGTTAAGGTCATCATTGAAACCTGTTACTTAACAGACGAAGAGAAAAAACAAGCTTCTCTATTGTGTAAAGAGGCTGGAGCAGACTTCGTCAAAACCTCCACGGGCTTCGGTACAGGTGGGGCAACGGTAGAGGATATCGCTTTAATACGTAGCGTCATAGGGCCGGATATGGGAATAAAGGCTTCTGGTGGTGTACGTGATTTGGATATTGCACACAAATTGATTCAAGCCGGAGCGACAAGACTAGGAGCAAGCTCCTCTATAGCAATTGTGACAGGTGGAGTCGGACAAGGGTATTAA